The following are encoded in a window of Narcine bancroftii isolate sNarBan1 chromosome 2, sNarBan1.hap1, whole genome shotgun sequence genomic DNA:
- the LOC138754023 gene encoding V-type proton ATPase subunit B, brain isoform-like encodes MAGARRSELISAPGIADRTCAPAVPRPSRIVRLRTRFCWQAWVRVRTEAGRGAHAQGARQFGEDKMAVKASGRMVNGAMGDVTARGWTSASRELCQAVSRDYMSQPRLTYKTVSGVNGPLVILDQVKFPRYAEIVHLTLPDGTRRSGQVLEVSGSRAVVQVFEGTSGIDAKKTSCEFTGDILRTPVSEDMLGRVFNGSGKPIDRGPTVLAEDYLDIMGQPINPQCRIYPEEMIQTGISAIDGMNSIARGQKIPIFSAAGLPHNEIAAQICRQAGLVRKSKDVIDYSEENFAIVFAAMGVNMETARFFKSDFEENGSMDNVCLFLNLANDPTIERIITPRLALTTAEFLAYQCEKHVLVILTDMSSYAEALREVSAAREEVPGRRGFPGYMYTDLATIYERAGRVEGRNGSITQIPILTMPNDDITHPIPDLTGYITEGQIYVDRQLHNRQIYPPINVLPSLSRLMKSAIGEGMTRKDHADVSNQLYACYAIGKDVQAMKAVVGEEALTPDDLLFLEFLQKFEKNFIAQGAYENRTVYETLDIGWQLLRIFPKEMLKRIPQAILAEFYPRDSGKH; translated from the exons GCAGGAGCAAGAAGGTCAGAGCTCATTTCAGCACCAGGGATAGCAGATCGTACATGTGCACCAGCGGTTCCACGCCCCAGCCGCATTGTGCGTCTGCGCACTCGGTTTTGCTGGCAGGCGTGGGTGCGCGTCAGGACTGAGGCCGGACGAGGAGCGCATGCGCAGGGCGCACGTCAATTCGGCGAGGACAAAATGGCGGTGAAAGCTTCAGGGAGGATGGTGAACGGAGCCATGGGCGATGTCACGGCTCGAGGGTGGACGTCGGCTTCGCGGGAACTTTGCCAGGCCGTCAGCAGAGACTACATGTCACAGCCACGGCTCA CATACAAGACTGTTTCTGGTGTTAATGGGCCACTCGTAATCTTGGATCAAGTAAAG TTTCCAAGGTATGCTGAGATCGTGCATCTGACGCTTCCAGATGGCACCAGGCGCAGTGGGCAGGTTCTGGAAGTCAGTGGCTCAAGAGCAGTGGTACAG GTGTTTGAAGGTACATCTggtattgatgcaaaaaaaacaagTTGTGAATTTACTGGAGATATCCTGCGCACCCCAGTGTCTGAAGATATGCTTG GTCGTGTGTTTAATGGATCTGGAAAACCCATAGACAGAGGTCCCACTGTCCTTGCTGAGGATTACTTGGACATTATGG GTCAGCCCATAAACCCTCAGTGTCGCATCTACCCTGAGGAGATGATTCAGACTGGAATCTCTGCGATTGATGGCATGAACAGCATTGCACGAGGACAGAAGATACCCATCTTTTCAGCAGCTGGTTTACCACACAATGAG ATTGCTGCCCAGATCTGTCGTCAAGCTGGTCTTGTGAGGAAATCCAAAGATGTTATAGATTACAGTGAAGAAAACTTTGCCATTGTGTTTGCTGCAATGGGT GTAAACATGGAGACAGCCAGGTTCTTCAAATCAGACTTTGAGGAGAATGGTTCAATGGATAATGTGTGTCTGTTCCTGAATTTGGCTAATGACCCAAC TATTGAGCGTATTATTACTCCTCggcttgcactaaccactgctgAGTTTCTGGCATACCAGTGTGAGAAGCATGTGTTGGTTATTCTGACTGACATGAGCTCTTACGCAGAAGCACTTCGAGAG GTTTCTGCGGCTCGAGAGGAAGTGCCTGGTCGTCGCGGTTTCCCTGGTTACATGTATACGGATCTGGCCACCATTTATGAGAGGGCTGGACGTGTGGAGGGCAGGAATGGTTCCATCACACAGATCCCCATCCTGACCATGCCTAATGATG ATATCACTCACCCCATTCCTGatctgactggctacatcactgaAGGACAGATCTATGTAGATCGGCAGTTGCACAACAGACAA ATCTATCCACCAATTAATGTGCTTCCTTCACTGTCGAGGTTGATGAAGTCTGCTATTGGAGAAGGAATGACACGGAAGGATCATGCAGATGTTTCCAACCAGCTG TATGCATGCTATGCCATTGGTAAGGATGTCCAGGCCATGAAAGCTGTTGTTGGGGAAGAAGCTCTTACTCCTGATGACCTGCTCTTTCTGGAATTCCTTCAGAAATTTGAGAAGAACTTTATCGCTCAAG